One Chaetodon auriga isolate fChaAug3 chromosome 14, fChaAug3.hap1, whole genome shotgun sequence genomic window carries:
- the LOC143331359 gene encoding C-1-tetrahydrofolate synthase, cytoplasmic-like isoform X2 has product MSAQIISGKEVSAQVRERLKKDVEQMKLQDPNFKPGLVVLQVGDRDDSNLYISMKLKAAAEIGINATHMRLPKTATEEEVLHSITEVNENSSVHGLIVQLPLDSIHKMDTEKITNAVAPEKDVDGLTSINAGKLSRGDLGDCFIPCTPNGCMELIRQTGVSVAGKRAVVIGRSKIVGAPMHDLLLWNHATVTTCHSKTTDLPGEVGKADILVVGIGKAEMVKGEWIKKGAVVIDCGINHIPDETKANGKRVVGDVQYASAKEQAGFITPVPGGVGPMTVAMLMANTVLSAKRFLKSHQPGKWNISYTKLNLQKPVPSDIAISRSCVPKPIDCLAREVGLLSDEVELFGKTKAKVQLSIIKRLQAQPDGKYVVVTGITPTPLGEGKSTTTIGLVQALGAHMKVNVFACVRQPSQGPTFGIKGGAAGGGYSQVIPMEEFNLHLTGDIHAITAANNLVAAAIDARMFHESTQSDKALYNRLVPLSGGQRKFSPIQINRLKKLGIEKTDPSTLTEEEITCFVRLDIDPSSITWQRVLDTNDRFLRKITIGQSPTEKGYTREAQFDITVASEIMAVLALTSSLEDMRQRLAKMVVATSRSGQPITTEDLGVSGALTVLMKDAIKPNLMQTLEGNPVFVHAGPFANIAHGNSSILADKIALKLVGPDGFVVTEAGFGADIGMEKFFNIKCRYSGLRPHVVVLVATVRALKMHGGGPTVTAGMPLPKEYIDENLELLEKGCSNMKKQIENAQHFGVPVVVAVNAFKTDTEAELDLVCSVAKAAGAFDAVRCSHWAEGGAGAVALGQAVQRASEAPSSFKFLYDLELPITDKIRIIAQKIYGADDIELLPEAQHKVELYTKQGFGNLPICMAKTHLSLSHEADKKGVPTGFILPIRDIRASAGSGFLFPLVGTMPTIPGLPTRPCFYDIDLDPETEQVNGLF; this is encoded by the exons GTTGGAGACCGCGATGATTCAAACCTGTACATCAGCATGAAGCtaaaggcagcagcagag ATTGGAATAAATGCTACACACATGAGACTTCCCAAGACggcaacagaggaggag gttCTTCACAGTATCACAGAGGTGAATGAGAACTCGTCTGTCCACGGCCTCATCGTACAGCTGCCCTTAGACTCCATCCACAAGATGGACACAGAGAAGATCACCAACGCCGTGGCCCCGGAGAAGGATGTTGACGG ACTGACCAGCATCAATGCAGGGAAGCTGTCTCGCGGGGACCTGGGCGACTGCTTCATCCCCTGCACACCCAACGGCTGCATGGAGTTGATCAGACAGACCG GTGTGTCCGTGGCGGGGAAGAGAGCGGTAGTGATTGGCCGCAGTAAGATAGTGGGCGCACCGATGCatgacctgctgctgtggaaCCACGCCACCGTCACCACCTGCCACTCAAAAACCACTGATCTCCCAGGAGAG GTGGGCAAAGCAGACATCCTGGTGGTCGGCATCGGGAAAGCAGAGATGGTGAAAGGAGAGTGGATCAAGAAGGGAGCGGTCGTCATCGACTGTGGCATCAACCACATTCCAG atGAGACAAAAGCAAATGGGAAGCGAGTGGTGGGCGATGTCCAGTACGCCTCAGCCAAGGAGCAGGCCGGCTTCATCACCCCTGTGCCTGGTGGTGTGGGACCCATGACTGTGGCCATGCTGATGGCG aacaCGGTGTTGAGTGCAAAGCGTTTCCTGAAGAGCCATCAGCCAGGGAAGTGGAACATTTCTTACACCAAACTCAACCTCCAGAAGCCCGTGCCGAG TGACATTGCGATTTCTCGCTCCTGTGTGCCGAAGCCCATCGACTGTTTGGCAAGAGAGGTGGGCCTGCTCTCCGATGAAGTGGAGCTTTTTGGCAAGACTAAGGCCAAGGTCCAGCTGAGTATCATCAAACGCCTGCAGGCCCAGCCAGACGGCAAATACGTGGTGGTCACTGG cattACCCCCACCCCTCTGGGTGAAGGAAAGAGTACCACCACCATCGGCCTGGTCCAGGCCCTGGGAGCCCACATGAAGGTcaatgtgtttgcgtgtgtccGACAGCCCTCTCAGGGACCCACCTTTGGTATTAAAG gtggTGCTGCAGGAGGTGGATACTCTCAAGTCATTCCTATGGAAGAG TTTAACCTCCATCTCACTGGTGACATTCACGCCATCACGGCGGCCAACAACCTGGTGGCTGCTGCCATCGATGCTCGCATGTTCCATGAGTCTACACAATCTGACAAG GCTCTGTATAACCGCTTGGTCCCACTCAGCGGGGGACAGAGGAAGTTCTCCCCCATCCAGATCAACAGACTGAAA AAACTGGGCATAGAAAAGACAGACCCCTCCACTCTGACTGAAGAAGAGATCACCTGCTTCGTCCGCCTGGACATAGACCCGAGCTCTATCACCTGGCAGAGAG TGTTGGACACCAATGATCGATTCCTGAGGAAGATCACGATCGGCCAGTCGCCAACTGAGAAGGGATACACGAGAGAG gCCCAGTTTGACATCACGGTGGCCAGTGAAATCATGGCGGTGCTCGCCCTCACCAGCAGCCTGGAGGACATGCGTCAGCGTCTGGCCAAGATGGTCGTGGCCACCAGCCGCAGCGGTCAACCCATCACCACCGAGGACCTG GGTGTGAGTGGTGCTCTGACCGTCCTTATGAAGGATGCCATCAAGCCAAACCTGATGCAGACCTTGGAG GGAAACCCTGTGTTTGTCCATGCCGGCCCGTTTGCTAACATCGCTCATGGCAACTCCTCCATCCTGGCTGATAAAATAGCTTTGAAGCTGGTTGGACCTGATGGCTTTGTAG TGACGGAGGCGGGCTTTGGTGCTGACATCGGCATGGAGAAGTTCTTCAACATCAAGTGCCGCTACTCAGGCCTGAGACCCCacgtggtggtgctggtggccACCGTCCGAGCGCTGAAGATGCACGGAGGAGGACCAACG GTCACTGCTGGGATGCCTCTGCCTAAGGAATACATCGACGAG AACCttgagctgctggagaagggctgcagcaacatgaagaaGCAGATAGAGAACGCACAGCACTTCGGCGTGCCGGTGGTGGTGGCTGTCAACGCTTTCAA GACGGACACAGAGGCTGAGCTGGACTTGGTCTGCAGCGTGGCCAAAGCTGCTGGAGCCTTTGATGCCGTGCGCTGCTCCCACTGGGCTGAGGGTGGAGCCGGTGCGGTGGCCCTGGGTCAGGCTGTCCAGAGGGCCTCTGAGGCCCCCAGCAGCTTCAAGTTCCTCTATGATTTGGAG CTCCCCATTACTGATAAGATCCGAATAATCGCCCAGAAGATCTACGGAGCGGACGACATCGAGCTCCTTCCAGAGGCTCAACACAAGGTGGAACTCTACACCAAACAG GGTTTCGGCAATCTGCCAATCTGCATGGCCAAGACTCACCTGTCGCTCTCTCACGAGGCAGACAAGAAGGGCGTGCCCACAGGGTTCATCCTGCCAATCAGAGACATCCGAGCCAGTGCGGGCTCTGGCTTTCTGTTCCCATTGGTTGGCACG ATGCCTACGATCCCTGGTCTGCCCACCAGACCTTGTTTCTACGACATTGACCTGGACCCTGAGACTGAACAGGTCAACGGTCTCTTCTGA
- the LOC143331359 gene encoding C-1-tetrahydrofolate synthase, cytoplasmic-like isoform X1 translates to MDSGIVIMRDGGFTTIVNSGGYAFFGRTPRAQLLVRQRVCRRHLRTRTFWTKNMSAQIISGKEVSAQVRERLKKDVEQMKLQDPNFKPGLVVLQVGDRDDSNLYISMKLKAAAEIGINATHMRLPKTATEEEVLHSITEVNENSSVHGLIVQLPLDSIHKMDTEKITNAVAPEKDVDGLTSINAGKLSRGDLGDCFIPCTPNGCMELIRQTGVSVAGKRAVVIGRSKIVGAPMHDLLLWNHATVTTCHSKTTDLPGEVGKADILVVGIGKAEMVKGEWIKKGAVVIDCGINHIPDETKANGKRVVGDVQYASAKEQAGFITPVPGGVGPMTVAMLMANTVLSAKRFLKSHQPGKWNISYTKLNLQKPVPSDIAISRSCVPKPIDCLAREVGLLSDEVELFGKTKAKVQLSIIKRLQAQPDGKYVVVTGITPTPLGEGKSTTTIGLVQALGAHMKVNVFACVRQPSQGPTFGIKGGAAGGGYSQVIPMEEFNLHLTGDIHAITAANNLVAAAIDARMFHESTQSDKALYNRLVPLSGGQRKFSPIQINRLKKLGIEKTDPSTLTEEEITCFVRLDIDPSSITWQRVLDTNDRFLRKITIGQSPTEKGYTREAQFDITVASEIMAVLALTSSLEDMRQRLAKMVVATSRSGQPITTEDLGVSGALTVLMKDAIKPNLMQTLEGNPVFVHAGPFANIAHGNSSILADKIALKLVGPDGFVVTEAGFGADIGMEKFFNIKCRYSGLRPHVVVLVATVRALKMHGGGPTVTAGMPLPKEYIDENLELLEKGCSNMKKQIENAQHFGVPVVVAVNAFKTDTEAELDLVCSVAKAAGAFDAVRCSHWAEGGAGAVALGQAVQRASEAPSSFKFLYDLELPITDKIRIIAQKIYGADDIELLPEAQHKVELYTKQGFGNLPICMAKTHLSLSHEADKKGVPTGFILPIRDIRASAGSGFLFPLVGTMPTIPGLPTRPCFYDIDLDPETEQVNGLF, encoded by the exons GTTGGAGACCGCGATGATTCAAACCTGTACATCAGCATGAAGCtaaaggcagcagcagag ATTGGAATAAATGCTACACACATGAGACTTCCCAAGACggcaacagaggaggag gttCTTCACAGTATCACAGAGGTGAATGAGAACTCGTCTGTCCACGGCCTCATCGTACAGCTGCCCTTAGACTCCATCCACAAGATGGACACAGAGAAGATCACCAACGCCGTGGCCCCGGAGAAGGATGTTGACGG ACTGACCAGCATCAATGCAGGGAAGCTGTCTCGCGGGGACCTGGGCGACTGCTTCATCCCCTGCACACCCAACGGCTGCATGGAGTTGATCAGACAGACCG GTGTGTCCGTGGCGGGGAAGAGAGCGGTAGTGATTGGCCGCAGTAAGATAGTGGGCGCACCGATGCatgacctgctgctgtggaaCCACGCCACCGTCACCACCTGCCACTCAAAAACCACTGATCTCCCAGGAGAG GTGGGCAAAGCAGACATCCTGGTGGTCGGCATCGGGAAAGCAGAGATGGTGAAAGGAGAGTGGATCAAGAAGGGAGCGGTCGTCATCGACTGTGGCATCAACCACATTCCAG atGAGACAAAAGCAAATGGGAAGCGAGTGGTGGGCGATGTCCAGTACGCCTCAGCCAAGGAGCAGGCCGGCTTCATCACCCCTGTGCCTGGTGGTGTGGGACCCATGACTGTGGCCATGCTGATGGCG aacaCGGTGTTGAGTGCAAAGCGTTTCCTGAAGAGCCATCAGCCAGGGAAGTGGAACATTTCTTACACCAAACTCAACCTCCAGAAGCCCGTGCCGAG TGACATTGCGATTTCTCGCTCCTGTGTGCCGAAGCCCATCGACTGTTTGGCAAGAGAGGTGGGCCTGCTCTCCGATGAAGTGGAGCTTTTTGGCAAGACTAAGGCCAAGGTCCAGCTGAGTATCATCAAACGCCTGCAGGCCCAGCCAGACGGCAAATACGTGGTGGTCACTGG cattACCCCCACCCCTCTGGGTGAAGGAAAGAGTACCACCACCATCGGCCTGGTCCAGGCCCTGGGAGCCCACATGAAGGTcaatgtgtttgcgtgtgtccGACAGCCCTCTCAGGGACCCACCTTTGGTATTAAAG gtggTGCTGCAGGAGGTGGATACTCTCAAGTCATTCCTATGGAAGAG TTTAACCTCCATCTCACTGGTGACATTCACGCCATCACGGCGGCCAACAACCTGGTGGCTGCTGCCATCGATGCTCGCATGTTCCATGAGTCTACACAATCTGACAAG GCTCTGTATAACCGCTTGGTCCCACTCAGCGGGGGACAGAGGAAGTTCTCCCCCATCCAGATCAACAGACTGAAA AAACTGGGCATAGAAAAGACAGACCCCTCCACTCTGACTGAAGAAGAGATCACCTGCTTCGTCCGCCTGGACATAGACCCGAGCTCTATCACCTGGCAGAGAG TGTTGGACACCAATGATCGATTCCTGAGGAAGATCACGATCGGCCAGTCGCCAACTGAGAAGGGATACACGAGAGAG gCCCAGTTTGACATCACGGTGGCCAGTGAAATCATGGCGGTGCTCGCCCTCACCAGCAGCCTGGAGGACATGCGTCAGCGTCTGGCCAAGATGGTCGTGGCCACCAGCCGCAGCGGTCAACCCATCACCACCGAGGACCTG GGTGTGAGTGGTGCTCTGACCGTCCTTATGAAGGATGCCATCAAGCCAAACCTGATGCAGACCTTGGAG GGAAACCCTGTGTTTGTCCATGCCGGCCCGTTTGCTAACATCGCTCATGGCAACTCCTCCATCCTGGCTGATAAAATAGCTTTGAAGCTGGTTGGACCTGATGGCTTTGTAG TGACGGAGGCGGGCTTTGGTGCTGACATCGGCATGGAGAAGTTCTTCAACATCAAGTGCCGCTACTCAGGCCTGAGACCCCacgtggtggtgctggtggccACCGTCCGAGCGCTGAAGATGCACGGAGGAGGACCAACG GTCACTGCTGGGATGCCTCTGCCTAAGGAATACATCGACGAG AACCttgagctgctggagaagggctgcagcaacatgaagaaGCAGATAGAGAACGCACAGCACTTCGGCGTGCCGGTGGTGGTGGCTGTCAACGCTTTCAA GACGGACACAGAGGCTGAGCTGGACTTGGTCTGCAGCGTGGCCAAAGCTGCTGGAGCCTTTGATGCCGTGCGCTGCTCCCACTGGGCTGAGGGTGGAGCCGGTGCGGTGGCCCTGGGTCAGGCTGTCCAGAGGGCCTCTGAGGCCCCCAGCAGCTTCAAGTTCCTCTATGATTTGGAG CTCCCCATTACTGATAAGATCCGAATAATCGCCCAGAAGATCTACGGAGCGGACGACATCGAGCTCCTTCCAGAGGCTCAACACAAGGTGGAACTCTACACCAAACAG GGTTTCGGCAATCTGCCAATCTGCATGGCCAAGACTCACCTGTCGCTCTCTCACGAGGCAGACAAGAAGGGCGTGCCCACAGGGTTCATCCTGCCAATCAGAGACATCCGAGCCAGTGCGGGCTCTGGCTTTCTGTTCCCATTGGTTGGCACG ATGCCTACGATCCCTGGTCTGCCCACCAGACCTTGTTTCTACGACATTGACCTGGACCCTGAGACTGAACAGGTCAACGGTCTCTTCTGA
- the LOC143331359 gene encoding C-1-tetrahydrofolate synthase, cytoplasmic-like isoform X3 translates to MQVRERLKKDVEQMKLQDPNFKPGLVVLQVGDRDDSNLYISMKLKAAAEIGINATHMRLPKTATEEEVLHSITEVNENSSVHGLIVQLPLDSIHKMDTEKITNAVAPEKDVDGLTSINAGKLSRGDLGDCFIPCTPNGCMELIRQTGVSVAGKRAVVIGRSKIVGAPMHDLLLWNHATVTTCHSKTTDLPGEVGKADILVVGIGKAEMVKGEWIKKGAVVIDCGINHIPDETKANGKRVVGDVQYASAKEQAGFITPVPGGVGPMTVAMLMANTVLSAKRFLKSHQPGKWNISYTKLNLQKPVPSDIAISRSCVPKPIDCLAREVGLLSDEVELFGKTKAKVQLSIIKRLQAQPDGKYVVVTGITPTPLGEGKSTTTIGLVQALGAHMKVNVFACVRQPSQGPTFGIKGGAAGGGYSQVIPMEEFNLHLTGDIHAITAANNLVAAAIDARMFHESTQSDKALYNRLVPLSGGQRKFSPIQINRLKKLGIEKTDPSTLTEEEITCFVRLDIDPSSITWQRVLDTNDRFLRKITIGQSPTEKGYTREAQFDITVASEIMAVLALTSSLEDMRQRLAKMVVATSRSGQPITTEDLGVSGALTVLMKDAIKPNLMQTLEGNPVFVHAGPFANIAHGNSSILADKIALKLVGPDGFVVTEAGFGADIGMEKFFNIKCRYSGLRPHVVVLVATVRALKMHGGGPTVTAGMPLPKEYIDENLELLEKGCSNMKKQIENAQHFGVPVVVAVNAFKTDTEAELDLVCSVAKAAGAFDAVRCSHWAEGGAGAVALGQAVQRASEAPSSFKFLYDLELPITDKIRIIAQKIYGADDIELLPEAQHKVELYTKQGFGNLPICMAKTHLSLSHEADKKGVPTGFILPIRDIRASAGSGFLFPLVGTMPTIPGLPTRPCFYDIDLDPETEQVNGLF, encoded by the exons GTTGGAGACCGCGATGATTCAAACCTGTACATCAGCATGAAGCtaaaggcagcagcagag ATTGGAATAAATGCTACACACATGAGACTTCCCAAGACggcaacagaggaggag gttCTTCACAGTATCACAGAGGTGAATGAGAACTCGTCTGTCCACGGCCTCATCGTACAGCTGCCCTTAGACTCCATCCACAAGATGGACACAGAGAAGATCACCAACGCCGTGGCCCCGGAGAAGGATGTTGACGG ACTGACCAGCATCAATGCAGGGAAGCTGTCTCGCGGGGACCTGGGCGACTGCTTCATCCCCTGCACACCCAACGGCTGCATGGAGTTGATCAGACAGACCG GTGTGTCCGTGGCGGGGAAGAGAGCGGTAGTGATTGGCCGCAGTAAGATAGTGGGCGCACCGATGCatgacctgctgctgtggaaCCACGCCACCGTCACCACCTGCCACTCAAAAACCACTGATCTCCCAGGAGAG GTGGGCAAAGCAGACATCCTGGTGGTCGGCATCGGGAAAGCAGAGATGGTGAAAGGAGAGTGGATCAAGAAGGGAGCGGTCGTCATCGACTGTGGCATCAACCACATTCCAG atGAGACAAAAGCAAATGGGAAGCGAGTGGTGGGCGATGTCCAGTACGCCTCAGCCAAGGAGCAGGCCGGCTTCATCACCCCTGTGCCTGGTGGTGTGGGACCCATGACTGTGGCCATGCTGATGGCG aacaCGGTGTTGAGTGCAAAGCGTTTCCTGAAGAGCCATCAGCCAGGGAAGTGGAACATTTCTTACACCAAACTCAACCTCCAGAAGCCCGTGCCGAG TGACATTGCGATTTCTCGCTCCTGTGTGCCGAAGCCCATCGACTGTTTGGCAAGAGAGGTGGGCCTGCTCTCCGATGAAGTGGAGCTTTTTGGCAAGACTAAGGCCAAGGTCCAGCTGAGTATCATCAAACGCCTGCAGGCCCAGCCAGACGGCAAATACGTGGTGGTCACTGG cattACCCCCACCCCTCTGGGTGAAGGAAAGAGTACCACCACCATCGGCCTGGTCCAGGCCCTGGGAGCCCACATGAAGGTcaatgtgtttgcgtgtgtccGACAGCCCTCTCAGGGACCCACCTTTGGTATTAAAG gtggTGCTGCAGGAGGTGGATACTCTCAAGTCATTCCTATGGAAGAG TTTAACCTCCATCTCACTGGTGACATTCACGCCATCACGGCGGCCAACAACCTGGTGGCTGCTGCCATCGATGCTCGCATGTTCCATGAGTCTACACAATCTGACAAG GCTCTGTATAACCGCTTGGTCCCACTCAGCGGGGGACAGAGGAAGTTCTCCCCCATCCAGATCAACAGACTGAAA AAACTGGGCATAGAAAAGACAGACCCCTCCACTCTGACTGAAGAAGAGATCACCTGCTTCGTCCGCCTGGACATAGACCCGAGCTCTATCACCTGGCAGAGAG TGTTGGACACCAATGATCGATTCCTGAGGAAGATCACGATCGGCCAGTCGCCAACTGAGAAGGGATACACGAGAGAG gCCCAGTTTGACATCACGGTGGCCAGTGAAATCATGGCGGTGCTCGCCCTCACCAGCAGCCTGGAGGACATGCGTCAGCGTCTGGCCAAGATGGTCGTGGCCACCAGCCGCAGCGGTCAACCCATCACCACCGAGGACCTG GGTGTGAGTGGTGCTCTGACCGTCCTTATGAAGGATGCCATCAAGCCAAACCTGATGCAGACCTTGGAG GGAAACCCTGTGTTTGTCCATGCCGGCCCGTTTGCTAACATCGCTCATGGCAACTCCTCCATCCTGGCTGATAAAATAGCTTTGAAGCTGGTTGGACCTGATGGCTTTGTAG TGACGGAGGCGGGCTTTGGTGCTGACATCGGCATGGAGAAGTTCTTCAACATCAAGTGCCGCTACTCAGGCCTGAGACCCCacgtggtggtgctggtggccACCGTCCGAGCGCTGAAGATGCACGGAGGAGGACCAACG GTCACTGCTGGGATGCCTCTGCCTAAGGAATACATCGACGAG AACCttgagctgctggagaagggctgcagcaacatgaagaaGCAGATAGAGAACGCACAGCACTTCGGCGTGCCGGTGGTGGTGGCTGTCAACGCTTTCAA GACGGACACAGAGGCTGAGCTGGACTTGGTCTGCAGCGTGGCCAAAGCTGCTGGAGCCTTTGATGCCGTGCGCTGCTCCCACTGGGCTGAGGGTGGAGCCGGTGCGGTGGCCCTGGGTCAGGCTGTCCAGAGGGCCTCTGAGGCCCCCAGCAGCTTCAAGTTCCTCTATGATTTGGAG CTCCCCATTACTGATAAGATCCGAATAATCGCCCAGAAGATCTACGGAGCGGACGACATCGAGCTCCTTCCAGAGGCTCAACACAAGGTGGAACTCTACACCAAACAG GGTTTCGGCAATCTGCCAATCTGCATGGCCAAGACTCACCTGTCGCTCTCTCACGAGGCAGACAAGAAGGGCGTGCCCACAGGGTTCATCCTGCCAATCAGAGACATCCGAGCCAGTGCGGGCTCTGGCTTTCTGTTCCCATTGGTTGGCACG ATGCCTACGATCCCTGGTCTGCCCACCAGACCTTGTTTCTACGACATTGACCTGGACCCTGAGACTGAACAGGTCAACGGTCTCTTCTGA